The Vallitalea okinawensis genome contains the following window.
TCACCCATAGCATAATCCACACCTCTGGATTTTGGCATACCATTTGCATCAACAGTACTGATGTTCATCAAGTTATGGTTCTTAACTACCTCAAAGATTTTTTCCTTATTCGTCATAAAAATATCCTCCTAAAATTTATTAAAAATTAAATCTAATCTCATATCAAGATTTTTCATTTTATATTAGACTGGTCGTCTAGTTAAATATATCATTTTTATATAATGAAGTCAAGACTTATTTTTTATAACTAAAAATCCACTTAAATCTTCTTGAATATCAAGAATTCATCAAATAGATGTGGAGGTTTGGTACTTTCTTAATATTAATTCTTCTTTGGTAATGGGGTAACTATGTTAAAATCTTTATCAACAATATCTTGTGACCACAAAAATAACTCCCATTTCCGCTTATCACCTTCTATTGCTATGGAAGCATTAGTCGGAGGTTTATTGGTCGTTGCTAATTGATACAATGTATCTTTCGCCATTATAATAGTAACAGATGCATCAGGATCTATTTGATCTGATAAATAGCGTAGTATGCCTCTTTTGATTTCAACTACTGCTTCTTCTTTTCTATCAGGTATAATAAAATTCATTCTATAATTAAAATTACCTGCTTTTAATCCATCAATTCTTATACTGAAAAAATAGAGTACTTTATCTAAAGGTAACGCATTCAAAACCTCATCTGTTAATGTAGTACCCGGCATCGGTGTATTGCCAAAACGAAGTTCAAAAGCACCTACTAAATACTCATTTCTCCATGGTCCAGATTCTGCTATATAACCTAACTGTTCTAACGCATCTGCACATAGTAGTCTTGCATCTCTATTTCCTGGGTTAGCATAAATAATATGTTTTGTTACTTCTGCAACCCATTGGTATTCTCCTTGTTCAAAAGACTTCTTAGCTTTTTCTAAAATATTCTCTTCTCCACCCATATATTCTACATATTTTTCTGCTGAGTCTTGAGGTAAAAGCTTATTGAGATCTACGGGGTTTCCATTGTACCACCCCATATATTTTTGATAGACAGCTTTTACATTGTGATTGACTGTACCATAAAAAGGACTGTTGTACCATTCTTTACTGATGCTCTCTGGAAATTTAATCATCCTTCCAACTTCATCGATGGTGTATCCTTGATTAATCAATCGCAACGTTTGATCATTCATGTATTGATACATATCTCTTTGTTTTTCCATATAGTCAATGCAATATTTATTACCTCGCCTTGGCCAATTGTGAACTTCAAATACTGTGGTCAAGTCATCTCCGAATAAATCGATAGCTTGCTGAATATACTTTGCCCAAGCCACCGGATCTCTAACTTCTGCCCCTCTTAATGTATATAAGTTATGAAGTGTTGCTGTACAATTTTCTGCTATACAAAGAGCCTTTTCACTAGGTATGAAAATATTCATCTCCGCTTTGGCTTCCGTATTAGGCGTTAGCTGAAACTGCATAGTTACACCATCAATTACTTTTTCATGGTAGCCTTTATGAGGGTCTTCTTTTATCTCGTTAATATTCTTAACAAGGGATTGGGTACCTCCCGAAACATATTTTCCAATTCCATTATCAACCTGCCCCTTTTTATCCCTTAGCAATAATTCGCCGTACATGAACATACCTCGGCGTGCCATTGCTATACCAGCATAAACATTTTCTTCGATGACAGCTTTTGTAAAGCCTTTTGGGGCATATACTTTGATATCATCCACTGTACCACTTTTGATTACGCCCAATACACCACCATAGTGATCTGCATGGGAGTGGGTGATGATAACAGCACTGATAGGAATGTCTTCATATTGTTTAGCCAGTTGAATTGCAGCTTCCGCCGTTTCCATAGAGGACAAGCAACCAATAATGATCCACCCCGATTGGCCTCTAATAAGAGTCATATTAGCAAGATCAAAACCCCTTATCTGATAAATCTTATCTGTTACTCTGAATAAGCCTCCATTCAAATTCAATTTCCCCTGTTCCCAAAGCTTTGGATGAACCGTATCTGGTATATTTTCTTCCAATAAGAATTCATACATTTTAAGATCCCATATTGGTAAAAATGAATCTTGCCTTTTAATGACTAATGATGGTGTTGCCATGATACAATGTTCTTTAGCTAATTTTTTTTCTATATCTAATCTTTTCCAATCAATATTATTATAGGCTTCAATATTTTTTCTTTTTGTTTGAGGAGTAGCTTTTTTTCTAAAAACATTAAGAATCGGTTTATACCACCTTGTTATTCCTGAATACACTTTTATTCCCCCACTCCATATATTTCGAGCTAGCACTGATACTTTTGTAAAGTAATCCTATATATTCACTTGGACTCTAAATATAAATTATTCCACTATAAATTATTCCCTTCTTCCACATCTTGTGCTTTTACTTAATTAAAGCTCTTTAAGAAATTTCATTCCAAAAGAGCTTAACTACCTTTATTCATGTCTTAATGATTCTATAGGGTCCAGTTTTGCTGCTTTACTTGCTGGACTAAGACCAGCTATGATGCTCACCAAGGTACTTACTAATAGACCAAAGGCCATATAATCTATGCGTACATCAATTAACATGATATCAAATTGTTGCTCCAAGATTCTATTACCCAGATTAGCAAATATTAGAGCACAGATAACGCCAATTAATCCTCCTACTATACCCACTATGGCTGCTTCCGAAAAGAAAATCCTTTTGATATCCTTTCTTCTTGCACCAATAGCTTTGAGTACACCAATTTCTCTTGTCCGTTCAATAACGCTGATATATAATACTACTAATATCATAATCCCTGATACAATTAATGATATCCCAGCTATGCCAGAAAGAATAGCTGTAGCAATACTTAAATATGTCATTAATTGTTCAAGTATAGCCTCTTCCCGAGATCCTTCATAACCCATTTCTATTAGCTGATTTTTTATGTCTTCAACATACTCTTCACTGGATGCATACGCGTACAAAGTCTTAGGACCAAAATCCAATTCATTTTCAATATATAAGTCTTCTAAATCTTCATAATGTATATAGCCAAGTGTGAAATCTCCCATCATCCCTTGACTACCTGTATCTATTAGTCCACTAACTATAAGTTCTCGTTCAATTTGTTGAGGTTGTCTATCTTTTTGCTCGATTATAATAAGTTTCACCACTTGGTTAATCAGTGTTTCTGCTTCTCCCCCTTCTCCAAGTATGTTTTCTGCAATATTCTGCGAAAGAATAATTTGTCCTTCCACTGCCATTTGCCCATGTATAATATCTGCCTCATCAAATGTTTCAGATATGGTTTCCAACATCAATAGATCAACATCTTCTTCAAGATACTCAATCTTTGATTGCATGGAGATGGTTAAACTTTTTTCTATTCTCTCTACATGGTTTATATCTTTAATCTCATTAATCTCATTATCATTAAAAGGTGGTCCTTCTGTTATGGGACCTCTCATTTCTCCTTCACTTGGTTTACTGATTTCAATCATTAGAGGATCAACATTACCTTGTATTTCTCCTTGTATATACGCTTTTACCCCACTACCTAAAGATAGCATAATGATAACACTGGTAATACCTATAGAAGCTCCAAAAGCTATTAAGATATTACGCCATGCATTCAGTTTCATATTATTAACGGCCAACTTGATAGCTGAAATGAAGTTTAAGTTTTGTTCTTGGTTCTTCACAACACTCTTTTCTTCTTCAAAGCTAATTTTATCTTTTATGGATTGGTCTTGAGTAATCACTCCATCAGCAATTGTTACAATCCGAGTCCCAAAGTTAGCAACCTTTGAGGAGTGAGTCACAGCAATAATCAGCTTACCTTTATTTGCTATACTCTGCAGCAATTGGAGTACTTGCCCTGAAGTTTTAGAATCTAAAGCACCGGTTGGTTCATCTGCCAAAATGATGTCAGGATCATTAGCTAACGCTCTTGCAATAGCTACACGTTGTTTTTGACCTCCTGATAATTGATTAGGTCTTTTATTCATATGTTCCTCTATACCAACCTCTTCTAATAATGCTTTAGCTCGTTTGATCCGTTGCTTTTTTGTAGCATTGGATAATGTCATGGCAATGGTTACATTATCTAATACTGATAGATGGGGTATTAAATTAAAGCTTTGAAAGATGAAACCTATATTATTCTTTCTATAGGCATCTAGTTCCTTCTCTTTAAACAGAGTGATGGCTTTACCATTAACAGATATTTCTCCTGTAAAATCAGAATCTAAACCTCCAATTAGATTCATTAGTGTGGATTTTCCACTGCCAGATTCACCTATAATAGATATAAACTCCCCCTTGCTAAAGGTTAAGTTAATATTTTTTAGAACTTGAAAGTTGTTTTTTCCAATCTTATAGTACTTATCTACATTCTTAATACTCAATGTTGACATTCAATCACCTTATACCTTTTTAGGATAGCTTACCTCATTATGTTTTACCTGAAACATTAACTTTATACGATAGTTTGCCAAGTAGTCACCTCCATTATTTTGTCACATATATTATTACTAGGTTAATAAAATAAGGGGAAATCTATCTAACCTTTTAATAATTTTAAGGAGTGTTAATTATGAATTTACCTGATTACTCCATATCACAACGGAGTTTACATCCACATGTAGCACGTAAGTTATCGCACACCACAAAATCTATTCCAATGATGGAAAGTATCACACCTAGATGGCTTCTCAATTTCATGCCATGGGTAGCAGTAGAAGCTGGCGTTTACAGTGTCAATAAGATAAAAAAACATCCTGGTGAAAATGAGGCTAATGATTTTATAGAAAAAGCTATTGAGCTTTGTTCCGACCATTGGGAAGAATATGATCTTCCACAGACATATCCTGATTACGAGGAACGTCCAAGTGAATATATCCTAAGCCTTATTCAAACTATCTTAAAGGTCAATAGTAATGTTACAGATATCTTTAATTCACCCATTAACCAATTACAAGAACAAATGCGACTAACCATTGAATCAATGAAAGAAAGACAAGAATGGGAACTTATTAATAACAAGGACTTTGGTCTCATTAATCAAGTCGCACCTTCTATGAAAGTTCGCCCACGAAAAGGAGCACCTACTCCCGATGATTTGGATGAATTGCTAGCAAAGGTATGGAAAAAACCTGCATACTTTTTGGCACATCCTAAGGCTATCGCAGCTTTTGGCAGAGAGTGCACAAGAAGAGGCGTTCCACCTGCAACTGTTAATCTCTATGGTTCTCCTTTCATCACTTGGAGAGGTGTACCTTTAATTCCTTGTGATAAATTATTAGTGGATGGTAGAAACAACCCTACTAGTAATATTTTATTAATGCGTGTGGGTGAGAAGGAACAAGGTGTTATAGGCTTACATCAGCCCGGTATTCCTGATGAAACGGATATACCTAGTCTATCTGTTAAATTTGGTGGTATAGATAACATGGGAATAACTTCTTATATTATGAGTCTTTATTTCTCCATTGCTGTCTTATCAGATGATGCTCTAGGTATGCTTGAAAACGTTGAGGTAGGAAGTTACTATGACTATGTTTAATTCAGATACCAAGTTATATACACCCTCTCGGCATAAAGATGTTCTAAAAAATCCCTCTTCACAATTGGCTCATATAGATGATGATATGATCAGTCGACTTGCCAATGAAGTTTATAGAGAAGATCTACCTGTTACCATGGATAGATCTTACCATGATGATCCAACTACCATTGATGAACCTCGGCCTGAAGAATTTTTAACAATTGATCAACCTCGGCCTGAGGTATTTCTAACAAACGATCGGCCTCGACCTGACAATCCACATGTAAATGATCCTGAACCATCCCACGTTACAACTGATCCTTATCAACAACATGCAGAAAGTAGTTATTATTTTTTATCCCACCTTCATCCTACAGTTACTCCGATACAACCTATTAATTATCATACTAACCATTTAGATTCTTACTCTTTAAGAAAAGATTTTCCTATATTAAGGAAGAGAGTTAATGGAAGACCATTAGTTTGGCTTGATAATTCTGCAACAACTCAAAAACCTCGAGCCGTTATAGATTCTCTTGATACTTATTATAGTGAAACCAACTCTAATGTACATCGTGGAGCTCACACTTTAGCAAGGCAGGCAACAGATGCCTATGAAGACGCAAGAAAAAAGGTACAGATGTTTATTGGTGCCTCCTCACCAGAAGAAATCATTTTTGTTCGTGGTGCTACAGAAGCTATCAATCTTGTATCTCAAACATACGGCAATGCTAACATAAAGGAAGATGATGAAATATTATTAACCATGATGGAACACCACTCCAATATTGTTCCTTGGCAAAAATTAAGGCAATCCAATGGAGCTATCATAAAACCCATTCCTATCAATGATCATGGTGAAGTTATACTAGAAGAATATGAAAAGCTTTTTACACCTCGTACAAAAATGGTAGCAATCACCCATGTTTCTAACGTGCTTGGGACAGTTAATCCAGTTAGGACTATGATCGAGATAGCACATAAACATGGTGCTATAGTTCTTGTTGATGGTGCTCAGTCAGTACCTCATTTAGGTGTTAACGTCAATCAAATTGACGCGGATTTTTATGTTTTTTCAGGTCATAAGATATATGGTCCTACAGGTATTGGTGTCCTATACGGAAAGAGAATCTTACTTGAAGCAATGCCCCCTTGGCAAAGAGGTGGTGGCATGATTAAAGATGTTAGCTTTGATAAAACAACCTATAATGGTCTACCTAATAAATTTGAGGCAGGAACAGGTAACATTGCAGATGCGGTAGCTCTAGGTACCGCTATTGACTATATACAAAACATCGGAATAGATAGAATTGAAGAACATGAAAGGACACTCACCAAATATGCTATGCACGCACTTAGTGAAATTCCTGGCATTCGTCTTATTGGTACATCACCAAGTAAAACAAGTGTGATCGCCTTTGTGATAGACGGTATCTCATCAGATTCAGTAGCAAGATATCTTAACGGAGAAGGTATTGCTGTTCGCTCAGGACATCATTGTGCACAGCCTGCTTTACGGCGATTCGGATTAGATAGCGCTGTAAGAGCATCTTTGGGTATGTATAATACTAAGGAAGAAATTGATTGTTTAGTTAACGCTGTTCGGAAAATATCCAGATCTTAACAAAAAACATAGAAGAGACCATGAAATCTAAATCATGATCTCTTCTATTCATTGACTAAACTTGCAATACTAGTTTAAAGCTTGATATGCTTCAGTTAATCTCTGCTCTAAATCATCCATACCTAAATTAATTGCTGTTTCAATCATACTATTATAATTAGCAGTTAATTCTTCTTCAGTTTCTGACATGATGATCTTCGCTTCTTCATCTTCAAATAATTTTACTAACTTATCATAAATTATTTTTTCATCTGTATCTGCCTTAGGTTTTATTAAACTTAATCTAGGATTGATATCCACTATTTCTTTGTAATAATTAGAAGACTCCTTAACCATCTCATTAACTTCTGTTGGCTTACTATCAGCTAAAATTCCAAAAGCAACGTTCTCTTCTAAGTGCTTCCCAAAGTAAAAGCCTTTATTCCACTCAGCTTCCCATTTATTAGGATTGTTTAGACGAATATCAATAATTTCATCGCTAAAAACGATGTTACCATTTTCATCTCTATTCCAATCTTCTCCTTCAATACCAAAGCATGTTAACTCCCTACCTTCTTGACTATATATAAAGTCAACAAGACGAGCTGCTGCTTCAGGGTCTTTACAGTTTTTACTTATAAAAACCCCAGCCCAACCAATTTGGTTATTCACTAAAATTGGATCATTCTTTGTTTCAAGACCAGTAATAAGACCTGCTTTACCTTCTGGGAAGTTCTGCTTCAGTTTTGAATCTGTTCCAACTACAGCACCATCGGTCCAAGTCATGGCAAATGCTCTACCACCATTAAACTCACCTATAACGTCAGACTCATTTTTAACTGCGAAATTATCTGCAGTCATTAAGCCTTTCTTGTATAATGTATTGGCATACTTTAAAAAGTCTAAATAATTCTCACTTCGTACACCAAACTCGATTCCTCCATTGTTATCAGAGTAATAAGTATATCTACCATCAGCTTGAACACCATATGCTACTTTGAAAGGTGTAAATTGCCATATTGGATTGAACATGAATGGTCGCATCTCTGGATATTTTTCTTGAACCATTTCTAAAAGAGTAATAAAATCTTCGGTAGTTTTTAACTCCGGACTTCCTAATTCTTCATAAATATCTTGTCTAAAAATAAGACCAGGACCTCCTAATAATGCTGAGGGGCTATTATCCCAATCCTCTTTTGTTCCATAGGCACTTAAAATGGTATAGAAATTATCATCTGAAGAAAAAGATTTTGCATTCATAATACGTTCTTCTCCTTGGTCAAAAAGAGGCATATAGCCTTTGTCAATAAGTTCATTATAAGAGTAGGAAACATCAGGATTAGATAACCTTGATAATTCTTTACTTGTAAATATAATGTCAGGCAACTCCTCTGAAGCAATCATCAAACCTAATTGCTTTTCATCCGCTGCTTTTGTTACATTCAAAGTGACACCTGTTTTTTCAGTGATTTTTTCAGGTATTTTTCCTTTAAATTCTTCATTTGAATACCATGTAAAGTTGATAAATGCATCTAACTCAACTGGTCCTTCTTCATTTGTTTCAGCTGTTGATTTTCTTTCACTCTCTGTTTCCCCACAACCTGCTAGAGTAAAGATAAGAACAACTAGCAAGAAAATTATTGATTTTCTTCCCCATTTTTTCATTTTATAAAACCTCCTTATTTAAATAGGTATCTTACGATACCTGAATTACTTATTTAACCTTTAACCGCCCCGATTGTAACACCTTGAACAAAGTGTTTTTGAACAAAGGGATATAGAATAGCTATTGGAAATACGGCGATTACCATTGCTGTTATTTGTAAGGTAAAGGGTGGTATATTATTGGCCATTGCCATTGCAGACTGAGCTGATACTTGCATAGGTGTTTGACTACTATTAATAAGATCTATCATCATATAGGATAAAGTCTTTAGATCTTTGTCTTGCACAAAGAAAACAACGTCCATCCAGTTATTCCATTGGCCAACTGCTATAAAAAGTCCAAGTGTAGCAAGTAATGGTTTAGAGATTGGTAAAATAATCTTAATGAATATTTTTAAATCCTTTGCTCCATCAATTTTAGCTGATTCGTATAGTGAGAATGGTAAGTCACTAAAAAAGGAAATGGCTATCAGAACAAAAAAACTATTCATTAATGCTGGTATGATATATACCCAGAAGGAATTAATCAGCCCTAATTGCTTAAGGGTAAAAAAGTAAGGAATTAATCCCCCTGAAAAATACATGCTTATGATGATGAGTATCATATAAACTTTCTTAAACATGAGATGCTTAAAGGATAGCGCGTAGGCAACTGCTGCAGTAAACATGACCCCAGTAACCGTTCCTACTACTGTTCTCGCTACAGATATCCATATAGAATTAAGTAATCCCCCATCCTTAAAAAAGTAAATATAATTATCTAGTGTAAAAGCTCTGGGGAAGAAATAAACTCCACCTTTCATTGTGTCCACACTTTCATTAAAAGATAGCACAATGGAATAAAAAAATGGATAAAATGTCATTACTAATACTAATGTTAATGATATATAGATAATCGCCATTAATAATCTATCACCAAAGCTTTCACTATTAAAAGAGCGTTTCTTCTTCATGTCTACCTCCTTAGATAACTTTAGAATATTCCCGTACCAGTTACTCTCTTAGCAATAAGGTTACTTAAAAATACCAGCGTAACAGATATTAAGGATTGTATTAAACCTACTGCTGTCGCATAAGCATAGCGCCCTTGGGATAAACCCATTTCAAAAACATAGGTTTGAATAACCTCTGAAGTATCAATATTGGAAGGATTACCAAGTAAATAGCATTGTTCAAATGTTGATCCTCCAGTTCCTGTACCAATCATTCCTCCTAAAGAAAGGATAAGTACAACAATGATGGTTGGCTTAATACTAGGTAATGTAATATGCCAGATCTTTTGTAACCGATTTGCACCATCTACTTGCGCTGCTTCGTATTGTGCAACATCCACACCTGCAATAGCCGCTAAGAAGATAATAGTCCACCATCCCGTTTCTTTCCAGATGGATAAAAACACAATCAATGGCCAAAATGTCTTGGATGATGCTAAAATATTAACGGGTTCTTCTACAAGTCCATTTTTCATTAATACATCATTAACAAGACCTGTTTGTTCAGAGAAAAAGGTCATGCAGAGTACTGCTACAACTGCCCAAGAAATAAAATAGGGTAAATAACTTGCAGTCTGAACAACTTTTTTGAAAGTTTTATGTCCAACTTCATTTAACATCACCGCTAAAAGAATTGGTACAGGGAAAGTAAAAACTAGCTTCAATATACTAAGAGCAAAGGTATTTCTCATAATTCTGACGAAATTATAGTCAGTAAAAAATTCTATAAAATACTTTGCCCCTACCCAATCACTTGTAAAAATACCTGCAATACCCATAGAAATTTTATAATCTTTAAAACCCATGATTAGCCCAAACATCGGTATGTAAGAAAAAATAAATAAGAACAACATGCCTGCTAAAGCAAAAGCTTGTAAGGTGCATTGCTCTTTAAATCGGACCCAGCTTTTTTTATTACTTATTGCCTCCATATCAAGTTCC
Protein-coding sequences here:
- a CDS encoding alkyl/aryl-sulfatase, which gives rise to MYSGITRWYKPILNVFRKKATPQTKRKNIEAYNNIDWKRLDIEKKLAKEHCIMATPSLVIKRQDSFLPIWDLKMYEFLLEENIPDTVHPKLWEQGKLNLNGGLFRVTDKIYQIRGFDLANMTLIRGQSGWIIIGCLSSMETAEAAIQLAKQYEDIPISAVIITHSHADHYGGVLGVIKSGTVDDIKVYAPKGFTKAVIEENVYAGIAMARRGMFMYGELLLRDKKGQVDNGIGKYVSGGTQSLVKNINEIKEDPHKGYHEKVIDGVTMQFQLTPNTEAKAEMNIFIPSEKALCIAENCTATLHNLYTLRGAEVRDPVAWAKYIQQAIDLFGDDLTTVFEVHNWPRRGNKYCIDYMEKQRDMYQYMNDQTLRLINQGYTIDEVGRMIKFPESISKEWYNSPFYGTVNHNVKAVYQKYMGWYNGNPVDLNKLLPQDSAEKYVEYMGGEENILEKAKKSFEQGEYQWVAEVTKHIIYANPGNRDARLLCADALEQLGYIAESGPWRNEYLVGAFELRFGNTPMPGTTLTDEVLNALPLDKVLYFFSIRIDGLKAGNFNYRMNFIIPDRKEEAVVEIKRGILRYLSDQIDPDASVTIIMAKDTLYQLATTNKPPTNASIAIEGDKRKWELFLWSQDIVDKDFNIVTPLPKKN
- a CDS encoding ABC transporter ATP-binding protein/permease yields the protein MSTLSIKNVDKYYKIGKNNFQVLKNINLTFSKGEFISIIGESGSGKSTLMNLIGGLDSDFTGEISVNGKAITLFKEKELDAYRKNNIGFIFQSFNLIPHLSVLDNVTIAMTLSNATKKQRIKRAKALLEEVGIEEHMNKRPNQLSGGQKQRVAIARALANDPDIILADEPTGALDSKTSGQVLQLLQSIANKGKLIIAVTHSSKVANFGTRIVTIADGVITQDQSIKDKISFEEEKSVVKNQEQNLNFISAIKLAVNNMKLNAWRNILIAFGASIGITSVIIMLSLGSGVKAYIQGEIQGNVDPLMIEISKPSEGEMRGPITEGPPFNDNEINEIKDINHVERIEKSLTISMQSKIEYLEEDVDLLMLETISETFDEADIIHGQMAVEGQIILSQNIAENILGEGGEAETLINQVVKLIIIEQKDRQPQQIERELIVSGLIDTGSQGMMGDFTLGYIHYEDLEDLYIENELDFGPKTLYAYASSEEYVEDIKNQLIEMGYEGSREEAILEQLMTYLSIATAILSGIAGISLIVSGIMILVVLYISVIERTREIGVLKAIGARRKDIKRIFFSEAAIVGIVGGLIGVICALIFANLGNRILEQQFDIMLIDVRIDYMAFGLLVSTLVSIIAGLSPASKAAKLDPIESLRHE
- a CDS encoding family 2A encapsulin nanocompartment shell protein, with the translated sequence MNLPDYSISQRSLHPHVARKLSHTTKSIPMMESITPRWLLNFMPWVAVEAGVYSVNKIKKHPGENEANDFIEKAIELCSDHWEEYDLPQTYPDYEERPSEYILSLIQTILKVNSNVTDIFNSPINQLQEQMRLTIESMKERQEWELINNKDFGLINQVAPSMKVRPRKGAPTPDDLDELLAKVWKKPAYFLAHPKAIAAFGRECTRRGVPPATVNLYGSPFITWRGVPLIPCDKLLVDGRNNPTSNILLMRVGEKEQGVIGLHQPGIPDETDIPSLSVKFGGIDNMGITSYIMSLYFSIAVLSDDALGMLENVEVGSYYDYV
- a CDS encoding cysteine desulfurase — translated: MTMFNSDTKLYTPSRHKDVLKNPSSQLAHIDDDMISRLANEVYREDLPVTMDRSYHDDPTTIDEPRPEEFLTIDQPRPEVFLTNDRPRPDNPHVNDPEPSHVTTDPYQQHAESSYYFLSHLHPTVTPIQPINYHTNHLDSYSLRKDFPILRKRVNGRPLVWLDNSATTQKPRAVIDSLDTYYSETNSNVHRGAHTLARQATDAYEDARKKVQMFIGASSPEEIIFVRGATEAINLVSQTYGNANIKEDDEILLTMMEHHSNIVPWQKLRQSNGAIIKPIPINDHGEVILEEYEKLFTPRTKMVAITHVSNVLGTVNPVRTMIEIAHKHGAIVLVDGAQSVPHLGVNVNQIDADFYVFSGHKIYGPTGIGVLYGKRILLEAMPPWQRGGGMIKDVSFDKTTYNGLPNKFEAGTGNIADAVALGTAIDYIQNIGIDRIEEHERTLTKYAMHALSEIPGIRLIGTSPSKTSVIAFVIDGISSDSVARYLNGEGIAVRSGHHCAQPALRRFGLDSAVRASLGMYNTKEEIDCLVNAVRKISRS
- a CDS encoding extracellular solute-binding protein, with amino-acid sequence MKKWGRKSIIFLLVVLIFTLAGCGETESERKSTAETNEEGPVELDAFINFTWYSNEEFKGKIPEKITEKTGVTLNVTKAADEKQLGLMIASEELPDIIFTSKELSRLSNPDVSYSYNELIDKGYMPLFDQGEERIMNAKSFSSDDNFYTILSAYGTKEDWDNSPSALLGGPGLIFRQDIYEELGSPELKTTEDFITLLEMVQEKYPEMRPFMFNPIWQFTPFKVAYGVQADGRYTYYSDNNGGIEFGVRSENYLDFLKYANTLYKKGLMTADNFAVKNESDVIGEFNGGRAFAMTWTDGAVVGTDSKLKQNFPEGKAGLITGLETKNDPILVNNQIGWAGVFISKNCKDPEAAARLVDFIYSQEGRELTCFGIEGEDWNRDENGNIVFSDEIIDIRLNNPNKWEAEWNKGFYFGKHLEENVAFGILADSKPTEVNEMVKESSNYYKEIVDINPRLSLIKPKADTDEKIIYDKLVKLFEDEEAKIIMSETEEELTANYNSMIETAINLGMDDLEQRLTEAYQALN
- a CDS encoding carbohydrate ABC transporter permease, with translation MKKKRSFNSESFGDRLLMAIIYISLTLVLVMTFYPFFYSIVLSFNESVDTMKGGVYFFPRAFTLDNYIYFFKDGGLLNSIWISVARTVVGTVTGVMFTAAVAYALSFKHLMFKKVYMILIIISMYFSGGLIPYFFTLKQLGLINSFWVYIIPALMNSFFVLIAISFFSDLPFSLYESAKIDGAKDLKIFIKIILPISKPLLATLGLFIAVGQWNNWMDVVFFVQDKDLKTLSYMMIDLINSSQTPMQVSAQSAMAMANNIPPFTLQITAMVIAVFPIAILYPFVQKHFVQGVTIGAVKG
- a CDS encoding ABC transporter permease; translation: MEAISNKKSWVRFKEQCTLQAFALAGMLFLFIFSYIPMFGLIMGFKDYKISMGIAGIFTSDWVGAKYFIEFFTDYNFVRIMRNTFALSILKLVFTFPVPILLAVMLNEVGHKTFKKVVQTASYLPYFISWAVVAVLCMTFFSEQTGLVNDVLMKNGLVEEPVNILASSKTFWPLIVFLSIWKETGWWTIIFLAAIAGVDVAQYEAAQVDGANRLQKIWHITLPSIKPTIIVVLILSLGGMIGTGTGGSTFEQCYLLGNPSNIDTSEVIQTYVFEMGLSQGRYAYATAVGLIQSLISVTLVFLSNLIAKRVTGTGIF